A single window of Bordetella genomosp. 11 DNA harbors:
- the glgX gene encoding glycogen debranching protein GlgX, translating to MPGPLPDRLLPGLPYPLGASSDGLGVNFAVFSANASRIDLCIFDARGRKEIRRMPLPECTDEIWHGYLPDAAPGLVYGYRAYGPYDPRHGHRFNPHKLLLDPYARQLVGPLRWTDALFGYRVGHARGDLMPDRRDSAPAMPKGVVTDETFNWSESRRPHTPWENTVIYEAHVRGVSMRRDDIWPHMRGTVSALSNPRFIDHLCKIGATAIELLPVHAFLQDKFLVEKGLSNYWGYSTLSYFAPEPAYLPQGDPNELRMAIRRLQAAGIEVILDVVYNHTCEGNELGPTFSWRGLDNASYYRLIPGDERYYINDTGCGNTVNLSHPRVLQMVLDSLRHWATSYRVDGFRFDLGVTLGREGTGFDPGSGFFDAILQDPVLSRLKLISEPWDIGPDGYQLGQHPPGFAEWNDKFRDTVRRFWRGDPGQRGSLAERMAGSSDVFDRRHRRPWASINFVAAHDGFTVRDVVSYNEKHNEANLEGGRDGHNENCSRNWGAEGPTDDPQIQHVRRRIQRALLATVLLSYGTPMLLSGDEFGNSQDGNNNAYCQDNALSWLDWEQAGSQDGRDLTAFVARIAACRREHASLRSTRYMHAHQETAPGMAGVTWFDVNGHPMTEEAWHDPEGRALGLRRAIGTRDGLDVTLTLINGSGSDVSFALPNDMTWRMLADSTRPEVPEHNIHGHHVTMHAHGIALLSGYPRREHA from the coding sequence ATGCCTGGTCCGCTTCCCGACCGGCTCTTGCCGGGACTGCCCTATCCTTTGGGGGCGTCCAGCGATGGGCTGGGTGTCAACTTCGCGGTCTTCTCCGCCAACGCGAGCCGGATCGACCTGTGCATCTTCGATGCACGCGGCCGCAAGGAGATCCGCCGCATGCCGCTGCCCGAGTGCACCGACGAGATCTGGCACGGCTACCTGCCGGACGCCGCCCCCGGGCTGGTGTACGGCTACCGTGCCTACGGCCCCTACGATCCCCGCCACGGCCATCGCTTCAATCCGCACAAGCTGCTGCTGGACCCCTACGCGCGGCAGCTGGTCGGCCCGCTGCGCTGGACCGACGCCCTGTTCGGGTATCGCGTCGGCCACGCGCGCGGCGACCTGATGCCGGATCGCCGCGACAGCGCCCCCGCCATGCCCAAAGGGGTCGTGACCGACGAAACCTTCAACTGGAGCGAAAGCAGGCGGCCGCATACGCCGTGGGAAAACACGGTTATCTACGAGGCCCACGTGCGCGGTGTCTCGATGCGCCGCGACGATATCTGGCCGCACATGCGCGGCACCGTCAGCGCGCTGTCGAATCCGCGCTTCATCGACCATTTGTGCAAGATCGGCGCGACAGCCATCGAGCTGCTGCCGGTCCATGCCTTCCTGCAGGATAAGTTCCTGGTGGAAAAAGGGCTAAGCAACTATTGGGGCTATAGCACGCTGTCGTACTTCGCGCCCGAGCCGGCCTACCTTCCGCAGGGCGACCCGAACGAGCTGCGCATGGCGATCCGCCGCCTGCAGGCCGCGGGTATCGAAGTCATCCTGGACGTGGTCTACAACCATACCTGCGAAGGCAACGAACTGGGGCCCACCTTTTCCTGGCGCGGCCTGGACAATGCCAGCTACTACCGGCTGATCCCCGGCGACGAGCGCTACTACATCAACGATACCGGCTGCGGCAATACGGTGAACCTGTCGCATCCGCGCGTGCTGCAGATGGTGCTGGATTCGCTGCGCCACTGGGCCACGTCATATCGCGTGGACGGCTTCCGTTTCGATCTTGGGGTGACGCTGGGCCGGGAAGGCACCGGTTTCGATCCCGGATCGGGCTTCTTCGATGCCATCCTGCAGGACCCGGTGCTCTCGCGCCTGAAACTGATTTCCGAACCCTGGGACATCGGGCCGGATGGCTACCAGCTGGGCCAGCATCCACCCGGCTTCGCCGAATGGAACGACAAGTTCCGCGATACGGTGCGGCGCTTCTGGCGCGGCGATCCCGGCCAGCGCGGCAGCCTGGCCGAGCGCATGGCCGGTTCCAGCGACGTCTTCGACCGGCGCCACCGGCGGCCGTGGGCCTCGATCAACTTCGTCGCGGCGCACGATGGCTTCACGGTACGCGACGTGGTCAGCTACAACGAAAAGCACAACGAGGCCAACCTGGAAGGCGGCCGCGACGGCCATAACGAGAATTGCAGCCGCAACTGGGGTGCCGAAGGGCCGACCGACGACCCGCAGATCCAGCACGTGCGACGCCGCATCCAGCGCGCCCTGCTGGCCACGGTACTGCTCTCCTACGGCACGCCCATGCTGCTGTCGGGCGACGAGTTCGGCAACAGCCAGGACGGCAACAACAATGCCTATTGCCAGGATAACGCCCTGTCCTGGCTGGACTGGGAGCAGGCCGGGAGCCAGGACGGGCGCGACCTGACCGCCTTCGTGGCCCGCATTGCCGCCTGCCGGCGCGAGCACGCCAGCCTGCGCAGCACGCGCTACATGCACGCGCATCAGGAGACCGCGCCGGGCATGGCCGGTGTCACCTGGTTCGACGTGAACGGCCATCCCATGACGGAAGAAGCCTGGCACGATCCCGAGGGCCGGGCCCTGGGCTTGCGGAGGGCGATCGGCACGCGCGACGGGCTGGACGTCACGCTGACATTGATCAATGGCAGCGGCAGCGACGTGTCCTTCGCGCTGCCGAACGATATGACGTGGCGCATGCTGGCCGATTCGACGCGGCCGGAGGTGCCGGAACACAACATTCATGGCCATCACGTGACGATGCACGCGCACGGGATTGCGCTATTGAGCGGGTATCCGCGCAGGGAGCATGCATGA
- the treZ gene encoding malto-oligosyltrehalose trehalohydrolase produces MTSIDTSAETDKPRDGGARAASLPAFGAWHLPSGLTRFRIWAPNAKDGVRLEIAGRDPLPMSDVGDGFYEIQTPCPPGTRYRYRVAPDLSVPDPASRLQAGDVHDDSVVIAPDSYPWCNTGWRGRPWHETVIYEVHAGLAGGYAGIEQRLPELAELGITAIELMPIADFPGPRNWGYDGVLPYAPDCAYGTPDELKRMIDTAHGLGLMVFLDVVYNHFGPDGNYLSAYAADFFRTDLHTPWGVAIDFRRRAVRQFFAENALYWLDEYRFDGLRLDAVHAIRDTGWLEEMAGFVRAHLPADRLVHLVLENDDNQVHPLEHGYQAQWNDDGHHVLHQLLTGESEGYYADYAMHPAQRLTRALTDGFIYQGEASQHRGGAPRGEPSAHLPPTSFVLFLQNHDQAGNRAMGERLISLLRGDTRPLRAAVALLLLAPQIPLIYMGEERGSTTPFLYFTSHTDPQLAQAVRDGRRKEFEQFRAFAHADTRDRIPDPNDPETYNRSNPYLAPADPEWMDYYQNLLQLRQRVIVPRLEDAHSLGAHVLGLRAVVAQWLLGDGAVLSLYVNLGSVDLRPDWLQEDRGEEVLLFESETGAGRALYDGLLQHGATVALLKELA; encoded by the coding sequence ATGACTAGCATCGACACATCCGCAGAGACGGACAAACCCCGGGACGGCGGCGCCCGTGCCGCGTCCCTGCCCGCTTTCGGCGCCTGGCATTTGCCCAGCGGACTGACCCGGTTCCGCATCTGGGCGCCCAACGCCAAAGACGGCGTCCGCCTGGAGATCGCCGGGCGCGACCCGCTGCCGATGTCCGACGTCGGCGACGGCTTCTACGAGATCCAGACCCCCTGCCCGCCCGGCACGCGCTACCGCTACCGCGTGGCCCCGGACCTCAGCGTGCCCGACCCCGCCTCGCGCCTGCAGGCCGGCGATGTCCACGACGACAGCGTCGTCATCGCCCCCGATTCCTACCCCTGGTGCAACACCGGCTGGCGCGGGCGCCCCTGGCACGAAACGGTCATCTATGAAGTCCACGCCGGGCTGGCCGGCGGCTACGCCGGTATCGAACAGCGCCTGCCCGAGCTCGCCGAGCTGGGCATCACGGCGATCGAGCTGATGCCCATCGCGGACTTTCCCGGGCCGCGCAACTGGGGCTACGACGGGGTACTGCCTTATGCGCCGGACTGCGCCTACGGCACCCCCGACGAACTGAAGCGCATGATCGATACGGCGCACGGGCTGGGATTGATGGTGTTCCTGGACGTGGTCTACAACCACTTCGGGCCGGATGGCAATTACCTGTCGGCCTATGCCGCCGATTTCTTCCGCACCGATCTGCATACGCCCTGGGGCGTGGCCATCGACTTCCGCCGCCGCGCGGTGCGGCAGTTCTTCGCCGAAAACGCGCTGTACTGGCTTGACGAATACCGTTTCGACGGCCTGCGCCTGGACGCGGTGCACGCCATCCGCGATACGGGCTGGCTGGAGGAAATGGCCGGCTTCGTGCGCGCGCATCTGCCCGCCGACCGGCTGGTTCACCTGGTGCTGGAGAACGACGACAACCAGGTCCATCCGCTGGAACACGGCTATCAGGCACAGTGGAACGACGACGGCCACCACGTGCTGCATCAGTTGCTGACGGGCGAAAGCGAAGGCTATTACGCCGACTACGCCATGCATCCCGCGCAGCGGCTGACCCGTGCCTTGACCGACGGCTTCATCTACCAGGGCGAAGCCTCGCAGCATCGTGGCGGCGCGCCGCGCGGCGAACCGAGCGCCCATTTGCCGCCTACCTCCTTCGTGCTGTTCCTGCAGAACCACGACCAGGCCGGCAACCGCGCCATGGGAGAACGACTGATCTCGCTGTTGCGCGGCGACACCCGGCCTTTGCGCGCGGCTGTCGCGCTCTTGCTGCTCGCGCCGCAGATTCCCTTGATCTACATGGGGGAAGAACGCGGTTCCACGACGCCCTTCCTGTACTTCACCAGCCACACCGATCCGCAGCTGGCGCAGGCGGTGCGCGACGGCAGGCGCAAGGAGTTCGAGCAATTCCGCGCCTTCGCCCATGCCGACACACGCGACCGCATTCCGGACCCCAACGACCCGGAGACCTATAACCGGTCCAACCCTTACCTCGCGCCGGCGGACCCGGAATGGATGGACTACTACCAGAACCTGCTGCAACTGCGGCAACGCGTGATCGTGCCGCGGCTGGAAGACGCCCACTCCCTCGGCGCCCACGTCCTGGGCCTGCGCGCGGTCGTGGCGCAATGGCTGCTGGGCGACGGCGCCGTGCTGTCGTTGTACGTGAACCTGGGCTCGGTGGACCTGCGCCCCGACTGGCTGCAGGAGGACCGCGGAGAGGAAGTTCTGCTCTTCGAAAGCGAGACAGGCGCCGGCCGCGCGCTGTACGATGGCCTGCTGCAGCACGGCGCAACGGTGGCTTTGTTGAAGGAGCTGGCATGA
- the malQ gene encoding 4-alpha-glucanotransferase, which produces MSGLAIPQDEHQALAMLAERAGIAVHWTDARGRPQRVGDDAMRALLQALELPAGSAEQIRDSFGRLAHEREGHEDFVIIDAGAPIVLRGVRDMRFELADETGQVRELTAHGVEDDTAHLPPLDTPGYYRLRGDGREWTLAVAPHRCPGVGDAMETATPRAWGVAVQLYSLRRAHDARPARASGLGDFTALAQLAGAAAARGAQALAISPVHAMFAADPGRYSPYAPSSRLFLNSLYADPCHLLGEPAVGAALDALSLGDEILRLDDLPLIDWPAVARLRMKLLRRLYEEFRADGSPALHADFDTFRRAGGEPLESHARFEALHARHLPPLGDATDWRHWPADLRDPTGAGVRAWAHAHDKEVAYHIFLQWLAARGLAHAQHAARDAGMAIGLISDLAVGTDPGGSHAWSRQADILSDLSPGAPPDVYNPLGQSWGLTAFSPRSLRLNHYAAFREMLRASLAHTGGVRIDHVLGLARMWLVPRDASPKDGAYLRYPLEDMLRLVALEAWRHRAIVVGENLGTVPEGFNDRIERAGMMGMSVLWFQREGWSDPTPFMPPPSWPASSVALTTTHDLPTVAGWWTGTDIGWRARLGLLGDDEHENGMHEQRARDRGALWHALRQAGCVAHDAPHEPPPEAPIEDVLRFVSQTPSPLMLVPAEDLLGLNEQPNLPGTTDQHPNWRRRLGADAARLFDSEATRRRADAVAHTRSTP; this is translated from the coding sequence ATGAGCGGGCTCGCGATTCCGCAGGACGAACATCAGGCGCTGGCGATGCTGGCCGAACGGGCGGGCATCGCCGTCCACTGGACCGACGCCCGCGGCCGGCCGCAGCGGGTGGGCGACGACGCCATGCGCGCCCTGCTCCAGGCGCTGGAGCTGCCTGCGGGCAGCGCCGAACAGATACGCGACAGCTTCGGCCGGCTGGCCCATGAACGCGAAGGACACGAGGACTTCGTCATCATCGACGCCGGCGCGCCCATTGTGCTGCGCGGCGTGCGCGACATGCGCTTCGAACTGGCCGACGAAACGGGCCAGGTACGCGAGCTGACCGCCCATGGCGTGGAGGACGACACCGCTCACCTGCCTCCTCTCGATACCCCCGGCTATTACCGCCTGCGCGGCGATGGCCGCGAATGGACGTTGGCGGTCGCGCCGCATCGCTGTCCCGGCGTCGGCGATGCCATGGAAACCGCGACGCCCCGCGCCTGGGGCGTGGCGGTGCAGCTATACAGCCTGCGCCGGGCGCACGACGCCAGGCCGGCCCGCGCGTCCGGACTGGGCGATTTCACCGCCCTGGCGCAATTGGCCGGCGCGGCCGCGGCCCGCGGCGCGCAGGCACTCGCGATCAGTCCGGTGCATGCCATGTTCGCCGCCGATCCCGGCCGCTACAGCCCCTATGCCCCATCCAGCCGGCTGTTCCTGAACAGCCTTTACGCCGATCCCTGCCACCTGCTGGGAGAGCCGGCCGTCGGCGCCGCGCTGGACGCCCTGAGCCTTGGCGACGAGATCCTGCGCCTGGACGACCTGCCCCTGATCGATTGGCCCGCCGTGGCGCGCCTGCGCATGAAACTGCTGCGGCGCCTCTACGAGGAATTCCGCGCCGACGGCAGCCCTGCCCTGCATGCCGATTTCGATACCTTCCGCAGGGCGGGCGGCGAGCCGCTGGAAAGCCACGCGCGCTTCGAGGCGCTGCATGCGCGGCACCTTCCGCCGCTGGGCGATGCGACGGACTGGCGCCACTGGCCCGCCGACCTGCGCGATCCCACGGGGGCCGGTGTCAGGGCATGGGCGCATGCGCACGACAAGGAAGTCGCGTATCACATCTTCCTGCAATGGCTGGCGGCGCGCGGGCTCGCCCACGCGCAACATGCCGCCCGCGATGCCGGCATGGCCATCGGCCTGATCAGCGACCTGGCGGTGGGTACCGACCCCGGCGGCAGCCATGCATGGAGCCGGCAGGCCGACATCCTGTCCGACCTGTCGCCCGGCGCGCCGCCGGACGTCTACAACCCGCTGGGGCAAAGCTGGGGCCTGACCGCGTTTTCGCCGCGGTCCTTGCGCCTGAACCACTATGCGGCCTTCCGCGAAATGCTGCGCGCTTCGCTGGCGCATACGGGCGGCGTGCGCATCGACCATGTACTGGGCCTGGCGCGCATGTGGCTGGTGCCGCGCGACGCATCGCCGAAGGACGGCGCCTATCTGCGCTACCCGCTCGAAGACATGCTGCGCCTGGTCGCGCTGGAGGCGTGGCGCCACCGCGCCATCGTCGTCGGCGAAAACCTCGGTACCGTGCCGGAGGGATTCAACGACCGCATCGAGCGCGCCGGCATGATGGGCATGAGCGTGCTCTGGTTCCAGCGCGAAGGCTGGAGCGATCCCACGCCTTTTATGCCGCCGCCGTCCTGGCCCGCGTCCTCCGTCGCCCTGACCACCACGCACGATCTGCCCACCGTGGCCGGGTGGTGGACCGGTACCGACATCGGCTGGCGCGCCCGCCTGGGCCTGCTGGGCGACGACGAGCACGAGAACGGCATGCACGAGCAGCGCGCGCGCGATCGCGGCGCCCTCTGGCACGCGCTGCGCCAGGCCGGATGCGTCGCGCACGACGCCCCTCACGAGCCGCCGCCGGAAGCCCCCATCGAAGACGTCCTGCGGTTCGTCTCGCAGACGCCCTCGCCCCTGATGCTGGTGCCCGCCGAGGATTTGCTCGGGCTGAACGAACAGCCGAACCTGCCGGGCACGACGGACCAGCACCCGAACTGGCGCCGCCGGTTGGGCGCCGATGCCGCCAGGCTCTTCGACAGCGAAGCCACCCGCCGGCGCGCCGACGCGGTCGCCCACACACGGAGTACCCCATGA